One part of the Aspergillus luchuensis IFO 4308 DNA, chromosome 5, nearly complete sequence genome encodes these proteins:
- a CDS encoding uncharacterized protein (COG:S;~EggNog:ENOG410PWBU;~InterPro:IPR036148,IPR012705,IPR042188,IPR005656, IPR042183;~PFAM:PF03972;~antiSMASH:Cluster_5.22;~go_function: GO:0016829 - lyase activity [Evidence IEA];~go_function: GO:0047547 - 2-methylcitrate dehydratase activity [Evidence IEA];~go_function: GO:0051537 - 2 iron, 2 sulfur cluster binding [Evidence IEA];~go_process: GO:0019679 - propionate metabolic process, methylcitrate cycle [Evidence IEA]) produces MTVIPAADDNSRKPYDAVIQAIVDYVYDYKITTDIAWSRAKVALMDALGAALESIHTSPQCAQLVGPAFPIAPATSGLFRLPGTAYQLDILKGAFDLGAMIRYLDHNDAFPGAEWGHPSDNLGAILAVADVRSRVALAEGDPDSIVTMQQVLEALIKAYEIQGCFQIKNAFNKVGLDHTILVKIGATAVSAWLLDLPREQALSAVSHAWMDGHPLRVYRQAPNTGPRKGWAAGDACMRAVHLALLAKAGQPGANTVLTTPRWGFYDVLFKGQEFDLPQPFGTWVIETVLFKVNTAEGHGMTAVEAALEVANTLRARGLDPARDIQSIHAKTQAAGMTIINKGGATLHNAADRDHCLRYMVAVVLLKGAQVETADYQDDSPWATDPRVDALRQKITMAEDPKYTADYHDMAVRSVANSLTVTLTDGTTLPEVLVEYPLGHVRRPETPQEVYAKAERNLGLRLSTEKVQQILKTVASEEFMSLPACHFVNLFSL; encoded by the exons ATGACTGTCATTCCTGCCGCCGACGACAATTCCCGCAAGCCCTACGATGCCGTGATCCAGGCCATCGTCGACTATGTTTACGACTACAAGATTACCACAGACATTGCCTGGTCGCGGGCCAAGGTCGCCTTAATGGATGCCCTTGGTGCTGCCCTCGAAAGTATCCATACCAGTCCACAATGCGCTCAGCTTGTTGGACCGGCATTCCCAATCGCTCCAGCCACCTCGGGTTTGTTCCGGTTACCGGGAACAGCCTACCAGCTGGACATCCTCAAAGGTGCCTTTGATCTGGGGGCCATGATACGTTACCTCGATCACAATGACGCCTTCCCCGGTGCAGAATGGGGACATCCTTCGG ATAACCTAGGTGCGATCCTGGCCGTCGCAGATGTCCGTAGTCGTGTAGCCCTGGCAGAGGGCGACCCCGACAGCATAGTGACAATGCAGCAGGTTTTGGAGGCCCTGATCAAGGCGTATGAGATTCAGGGCTGTTTCCAGATTAAGAATGCCTTCAACAAGGTCGGGTTGGACCACACAATCCTTGTCAAGATTGGCGCAACCGCCGTGTCGGCCTGGCTGCTGGATCTTCCCCGCGAGCAGGCCCTCAGTGCCGTCTCTCACGCCTGGATGGACGGCCACCCACTCCGCGTGTACCGCCAGGCACCCAACACTGGTCCGCGCAAAGGATGGGCAGCTGGCGATGCTTGCATGCGGGCTGTGCACCTGGCACTACTAGCCAAGGCCGGACAACCCGGTGCTAACACGGTGCTGACCACACCCCGCTGGGGTTTCTATGATGTCCTGTTCAAGGGCCAGGAGTTTGACCTTCCCCAGCCATTTGGCACGTGGGTCATTGAAACTGTGCTGTTCAAGGTGAACACTGCCGAGGGCCATGGCATGACAGCGGTGGAGGCCGCGCTGGAAGTCGCCAATACCCTGCGGGCGCGTGGACTCGACCCAGCCAGGGATATCCAGTCGATCCACGCCAAGACTCAGGCTGCTGGCATGACAATCATTAACAAGGGCGGAGCAACACTGCACAACGCCGCAGATCGTGACCACTGTCTGCGGTACATGGTAGCTGTGGTGCTGCTGAAGGGAGCGCAGGTCGAGACGGCCGACTACCAGGATGACAGTCCCTGGGCGACAGACCCGCGCGTCGATGCACTGCGACAGAAGATTACAATGGCGGAAGACCCCAAATACACGGCTGATTATCATGACATGGCGGTGCGCAGTGTGGCAAACTCGCTCACCGTCACCCTGACGGATGGCACGACGCTGCCTGAGGTACTAGTAGAGTATCCGCTGGGACATGTTCGTCGCCCCGAGACGCCACAGGAAGTTTACGCAAAGGCGGAGCGGAATCTGGGATTGCGACTGTCGACCGAAAAAGTGCAGCAGATCCTGAAGACGGTGGCATCGGAGGAGTTTATGTCGCTACCGGCATGCCATTTTGTGAACTTGTTCAGTTTGTAG
- a CDS encoding putative PKS/NRPS-like protein biosynthetic cluster (COG:I;~EggNog:ENOG410Q1F8;~InterPro:IPR032088,IPR003965,IPR041099,IPR029069, IPR001227,IPR014043,IPR002539,IPR040883,IPR016452, IPR016035,IPR013785,IPR013565;~PFAM:PF17951,PF16073,PF17828,PF01575,PF08354, PF00698;~SMCOG1021:malonyl CoA-acyl carrier protein transacylase;~antiSMASH:Cluster_5.22;~go_component: GO:0005835 - fatty acid synthase complex [Evidence IEA];~go_function: GO:0003824 - catalytic activity [Evidence IEA];~go_function: GO:0004312 - fatty acid synthase activity [Evidence IEA];~go_function: GO:0004313 - [acyl-carrier-protein] S-acetyltransferase activity [Evidence IEA];~go_function: GO:0004314 - [acyl-carrier-protein] S-malonyltransferase activity [Evidence IEA];~go_function: GO:0004317 - 3-hydroxypalmitoyl-[acyl-carrier-protein] dehydratase activity [Evidence IEA];~go_function: GO:0004318 - enoyl-[acyl-carrier-protein] reductase (NADH) activity [Evidence IEA];~go_function: GO:0016740 - transferase activity [Evidence IEA];~go_process: GO:0006633 - fatty acid biosynthetic process [Evidence IEA];~go_process: GO:0055114 - oxidation-reduction process [Evidence IEA]), producing MTATTELHPNSSSSPAGNEPSVAFTLTHSEITATLSLSSAVATTLQPYRASWQADDTISPLSLTLSFLGHLTRQKAPASAVQTAIRAFESQYLSGNDIHTAVTILPDALGAKKTALRDYYASAAYTGQPISNSPSALFKSAQTGTSRVTTIFGGQGTANPSCVRELRSLYTTYRPILNQLIQECGPVLSSLSQRPDTQSYFRGRPIDLDTWLAGAITLNEDYVSAAPVSLPILGLFDLAHYCIICNVLGQTPGQVANSMHSISGHSQGIVVAAAVARADSWASFYDNARLAVELLFWIGFESHQDAPQLFIAPELIEQTKEQGHGVPSPMLSVRGLERPALEKLLTQCNQVLPGSRQLHIALINARTNHIVAGPAASLCGLSHILAELQAAGEKDQTRIPFSQRKPVVTHSFLPISTPFHTPYLQTASQRIKERLADRAFSANELQVPVLHTATGEDVRVNPHSNVIEALVDAITTEPVDFPRLLADATTTHFLILGAGRLSELVKQIRQGYGQHIIAASELKPSSADIGSQADLFASTLRPASSSWADAYQPRLVQTANGRLILDTKLSRLLQVPPIITAGMTPTTVPWDFVAAVINAGYFIELAGGGYHTEDEMRVAIEKIAAAIPAGRGITCNLIYVNPKAIAWQTRLIRKLIRQGVPIDGLTIGAGVPSLEVAREYIDDLGIKHISFKPGSVDAINSVLQIADDRPNFPIGLQWTGGRGGGHHSYEDFHAPIFATYAEIRKRDNICLVAGSGFGAGDDTYPYLTGQWSVARGYPAMPFDGILLGSRMMLCREAHTSPAVKQLLATTPGVPDGEWEKSYKGSAGGIITVRSEMGQPIHKVATRGVRLWADFDQTLFRHPRPKMVEELAKRKTEIIARLNKDYAKPWFGQDARGQPIDLADMTYTGVLSRMVELMYVAHQQRWIHPSYKRLVSDMAVRTLERVASSVELDLGLLDVPASFLQVLTEKCPAAVTQRLHPDDASFFLRRCQARGQKPVNFIPALDENFETWFKKDSLWQSEDLEAVIGQDPERVCILHGPVAVRHATGKDESAQEILDGIATFHTHAALQEFYHGDLQRVPKVAGPAVADTHTQPETSFEVSSLDLVTAEPFGWVRDLLETPTITRAGIRKKNPFRSILAVKPGQKLVVKPSEQRIVLCERSTEQPVISIHCDTTRTIFVDLHQPSSFTAAPAVLSLQYKAHYSGLSPALEEIVDGRNDRIKTFYRNLWLGESAGSTKDSHSTFHGPEITLTHDLLEDMYQTLGLSPTGIRPTSIPMDIAIVIAWEPLVEPLVCTGVEGDLLRLVHRSNDIEYVPSATPFQVGDILRSSSQVQSITIEPTGKSIVVKATIERAGEPIAFVTSSFFMRGTYTDYASCFERITEPETLLEVSTSVDEELLRSRPWLQLNEPGTPIVGKTLCFRLETSFTWKDQTTFQILQTSGTVSLRSWNGKQTPIGQVSFEARDGKANPVSDFLRRRGQPLVARKPLDITQELNQTSEGVQIPASNAGYSTFSNDFNPIHISSEFAQYVELPGTITHGMYTSAVVRAVSERCAAQGDLTRFRRWACSFVGMVLPSDRLDVRVQHVAMIEGRLLLNVTAVKAGTDEAVIQAEAEVDQPSTVYVFTGQGSQSPGMGMGLYKSSAAARAIWDAADKFFVETYGWSVLELVRQNPTALTVHFRGKRGRQIKANYMAMTIDSYRADGSVVKEPILPELTPKSTSYTFADPRGLVFSTQFAQPLVLLLERAAVEDLRQRGVVQQDAAFAGHSLGEYGALASFGEFMPFTDLLRVVFYRGLAMQVAIERDDQGRTNFSMAAVNPARVGKFFTEKALRQIVSQIATTTHGLLEIVNFNVDGEQYVCAGTLENLHALAAITDTIARSPTGAALAREFTDAATVGNAELASTKLVEQCIAEARQLPAPVTLKRSLATIPLQGIDVPFHSAHLRPGVASYRNFLEERIPKTEVDPQKLVGKWIPNVMGTPFSLSREYVEGVYGLTQSPILKELLAI from the exons ATGACCGCGACAACCGAGCTTCATCCTaactcttcatcctcgcctgCTGGGAATGAGCCCTCCGTGGCCTTTACCCTCACGCATAGCGAGATTACTGCCACGCTGTCTCTCAGTAGTGCGGTGGCTACCACGCTGCAGCCCTACCGCGCCAGCTGGCAGGCCGACGACACTATCTCTCCCCTTAGTCTAACGCTGTCCTTCCTCGGCCATTTGACCCGTCAAAAGGCCCCTGCTTCAGCAGTCCAGACAGCTATCAGGGCCTTTGAGTCTCAGTATCTGTCTGGCAACGACATTCACACGGCTGTCACCATCCTGCCCGACGCTCTTGGTGCCAAAAAGACTGCCCTTCGAGACTACTATGCCTCCGCAGCCTATACCGGCCAGCCAATATCCAACTCACCCAGTGCCTTGTTCAAGTCTGCCCAGACAGGCACCTCCCGCGTCACAACCATCTTTGGCGGCCAAGGAACGGCCAATCCATCGTGCGTGCGCGAGTTGCGGTCTCTGTACACCACCTACCGCCCCATACTCAACCAGCTCATTCAAGAGTGTGGCCCTGTCctgtcttctctctcccagcgCCCGGACACACAATCCTACTTCCGCGGTCGTCCTATTGACTTGGACACCTGGCTAGCCGGTGCAATAACCCTCAATGAGGACTATGTCAGCGCCGCGCCTGTCAGCCTGCCCATTCTAGGACTGTTCGATCTCGCCCACTactgcatcatctgcaatGTTTTGGGTCAGACCCCCGGACAAGTGGCCAACTCAATGCATTCCATCTCTGGCCATTCTCAGGGCATCGTTGTCGCCGCTGCTGTAGCTCGTGCTGACTCGTGGGCCTCGTTCTACGACAACGCCCGGCTAGCTGTGGAGCTGTTGTTCTGGATTGGCTTTGAGAGTCACCAGGATGCGCCTCAGTTGTTCATCGCGCCTGAGCTTATTGAGCAGACCAAAGAACAAGGGCATGGAGTCCCCTCGCCCATGCTTTCCGTTCGAGGACTGGAGCGGCCAGCACTGGAAAAGCTTCTCACTCAATGCAATCAGGTGCTCCCTGGGTCGCGCCAGCTGCATATTGCCCTCATCAACGCTCGCACCAACCACATTGTCGCAGGTCCCGCAGCATCGCTTTGCGGTCTCAGCCACATCCTGGCAGAGCTGCAAGCCGCTGGGGAAAAGGATCAAACTCGCATCCCCTTCAGCCAACGCAAGCCTGTGGTCACGCACTCgttcctccccatcagcaCGCCCTTCCATACTCCCTACCTACAGACGGCCTCCCAGCGCATTAAGGAGCGACTGGCCGATCGAGCGTTTTCCGCAAACGAACTGCAGGTACCTGTTTTGCACACCGCTACAGGCGAGGATGTCCGAGTCAATCCTCACTCCAATGTTATTGAAGCCCTCGTGGatgccatcaccaccgagCCGGTCGACTTCCCCCGTCTGTTGGCCGacgcaaccaccacccatttTCTCATTCTCGGAGCCGGTCGCCTCAGTGAGCTAGTCAAGCAAATCAGACAGGGGTATGGCCAGCATATAATCGCTGCCAGCGAGCTTAAGCCTTCCAGTGCCGACATCGGTAGCCAGGCAGACCTCTTTGCATCCACCCTCCGCccggcttcttcatcttgggCGGACGCATATCAGCCCCGCCTGGTGCAAACAGCCAACGGCCGGTTGATCCTCGACACAAAGCTCAGTCGTCTGCTACAAGTACCACCGATCATAACCGCAGGTATGACGCCCACTACTGTGCCCTGGGACTTCGTGGCTGCTGTCATTAATGCCGGCTACTTTATTGAGTTGGCCGGCGGAGGCTACCACACCGAAGACGAGATGCGTGTCGCCATCGAGAAGATCGCTGCCGCCATTCCCGCTGGTCGTGGCATCACCTGCAACCTCATCTATGTCAATCCCAAGGCGATCGCTTGGCAGACACGACTGATCCGCAAGCTCATCCGCCAGGGCGTGCCCATTGACGGGCTTACCATTGGCGCCGGTGTGCCATCGCTCGAAGTTGCCCGCGAATACATTGACGACCTTGGCATCAAGCACATCTCCTTCAAACCTGGATCAGTTGATGCCATCAATTCTGTGCTACAGATTGCTGATGATAGGCCAAACTTCCCCATCGGGCTCCAGTGGACAGGAGGCCGGGGAGGCGGCCATCACTCCTATGAGGACTTTCACGCGCCCATCTTTGCAACCTATGCAGAAATTCGCAAGCGTGATAACATCTGTCTTGTCGCAGGCAGTGGCTTTGGTGCTGGAGACGATACCTACCCTTACCTGACCGGCCAGTGGTCAGTTGCTCGGGGCTATCCCGCCATGCCCTTTGACGGAATTCTGCTGGGCAGCCGCATGATGCTCTGTCGCGAAGCCCACACCAGTCCAGCAGTGAAGCAGCTACTCGCCACCACACCTGGTGTTCCTGATGGCGAGTGGGAAAAGAGTTACAAGGGCAGCGCGGGTGGCATCATTACAGTTCGGTCAGAGATGGGCCAGCCTATCCACAAGGTCGCTACACGAGGGGTCCGGCTGTGGGCCGACTTTGATCAGACGCTGTTCCGCCACCCCCGTCCCAAGATGGTCGAGGAGCTGGCCAAACGCAAGACGGAGATCATTGCCCGTCTGAACAAGGATTATGCCAAACCCTGGTTTGGTCAGGATGCCCGTGGACAGCCGATTGACCTGGCAGACATGACTTATACCGGAGTACTGAGCCGCATGGTCGAGCTGATGTACGTGGCTCATCAGCAGCGCTGGATCCATCCGTCGTACAAGCGCTTGGTGTCAGATATGGCGGTTCGCACCCTCGAACGAGTTGCTTCCTCTGTGGAACTGGACTTAGGACTGCTAGATGTACCAGCCAGTTTCCTGCAGGTGCTGACCGAGAAGTGTCCGGCAGCAGTCACGCAACGCCTGCATCCCGACGAtgcatctttctttctgcgaCGCTGCCAGGCGCGTGGGCAGAAGCCTGTCAACTTCATTCCGGCTTTGGACGAGAACTTCGAAACCTGGTTCAAGAAGGATTCGCTGTGGCAGTCAGAAGATCTTGAGGCTGTCATAGGCCAGGACCCCGAGCGCGTGTGCATTCTGCATGGCCCTGTCGCCGTTCGCCATGCCACCGGCAAAGACGAGTCAGCCCAGGAGATTCTCGACGGCATCGCGACCTTTCACACCCACGCGGCTCTGCAGGAGTTCTACCATGGTGACCTCCAGCGAGTGCCTAAAGTTGCCGGTCCAGCTGTCGCTGATACCCATACTCAACCCGAAACTTCGTTTGAAGTGAGCTCGCTGGATCTGGTGACAGCCGAACCTTTTGGCTGGGTACGTGACCTCCTCGAGACACCTACGATCACCCGTGCTGGTATCCGCAAAAAGAACCCGTTCCGCAGCATCCTGGCCGTAAAGCCAGGTCAGAAGTTGGTTGTCAAGCCCTCGGAACAGCGCATTGTGCTCTGTGAGAGGAGCACGGAGCAGCCAGTAATCAGCATCCACTGTGACACCACTAGGACCATTTTTGTAGACCTTCATCAGCCCAGCAGCTTTACCGCTGCCCCTGCAGTACTCTCGCTTCAGTACAAGGCTCATTACTCCGGGTTGTCTCCAGCACTGGAGGAGATTGTTGACGGACGCAATGACCGCATCAAAACCTTCTACCGCAACCTTTGGCTGGGAGAATCGGCAGGTTCTACTAAGGATAGCCACTCTACCTTCCATGGACCTGAGATAACCCTCACTCACGACCTACTCGAGGACATGTACCAGACCTTGGGTCTCTCGCCGACGGGAATCCGACCGACATCCATTCCCATGGACATCGCTATTGTGATCGCCTGGGAACCGCTAGTCGAGCCGCTCGTCTGCACGGGAGTTGAAGGGGATCTTCTGCGTCTCGTGCACCGCTCCAACGACATCGAGTATGTGCCCTCCGCGACGCCTTTCCAGGTTGGAGATATCCTGCGCTCGAGTAGTCAGGTCCAGTCCATCACCATTGAGCCAACGGGCAAGTCAATCGTTGTGAAGGCCACCATTGAGCGGGCCGGTGAGCCCATCGCCTTCGTcacatcctccttcttcatgcGCGGCACTTACACCGACTATGCTTCCTGCTTTGAACGCATCACCGAGCCTGAGACCTTGCTCGAAGTCTCAACTTCCGTAGATGAGGAGCTGCTCCGATCCCGACCGTGGCTTCAGCTGAATGAACCCGGGACCCCGATCGTCGGCAAGACGCTTTGCTTCCGACTAGAGACGTCCTTCACTTGGAAAGACCAAACAACCTTCCAGATACTTCAAACCAGTGGCACAGTCTCCCTCCGCTCATGGAATGGCAAGCAAACGCCCATCGGTCAGGTATCCTTCGAAGCTCGCGACGGCAAGGCCAACCCGGTGTCGGACTTCCTACGCCGACGTGGTCAGCCACTGGTCGCTCGCAAGCCGCTCGATATTACTCAGGAACTGAACCAGACCTCTGAGGGCGTGCAGATCCCCGCGTCAAATGCGGGTTATAGCACCTTCTCCAATGATTTCAATCCCATCCACATCTCGTCCGAGTTTGCGCAATATGTCGAGTTGCCTGGTACTATCACTCATGGAATGTACACTTCGGCTGTGGTGCGTGCAGTATCTGAGCGCTGTGCCGCACAGGGTGATTTGACACGTTTCCGACGCTGGGCCTGCTCCTTTGTCGGCATGGTGCTGCCCAGTGACCGGCTTGATGTGCGCGTGCAGCACGTCGCCATGATTGAGGGACGGCTACTGTTGAATGTGACAGCCGTCAAGGCTGGTACGGATGAAGCAGTCATCCAGGCTGAGGCCGAGGTGGATCAGCCCTCGACGGTGTATGTCTTTACTGGACAGGGCAGCCAGTCACCAGGTATGGGGATGGGTCTGTACAAGTCCAGTGCGGCTGCTCGGGCCATCTGGGACGCAGCAGACAAGTTCTTTGTCGAGACTTACG GATGGTCGGTTCTTGAGCTCGTCCGCCAGAATCCAACCGCTTTGACGGTGCACTTCCGGGGCAAACGCGGACGCCAGATCAAGGCCAACTACATGGCCATGACCATCGATTCCTACAGGGCCGATGGAAGTGTGGTAAAGGAGCCTATTCTTCCGGAACTCACGCCGAAGTCCACTTCCTACACATTTGCGGATCCGCGGGGATTGGTGTTCTCGACGCAGTTCGCGCAGCCTCTAGTCTTGTTATTGGAACGTGCGGCGGTCGAGGATCTCCGGCAGCGGGGAGTTGTTCAGCAGGACGCAGCGTTTGCAGGACACTCCCTGGGCGAATATGGTGCATTGGCGTCCTTTGGCGAATTCATGCCTTTCACGGATCTGCTGCGAGTGGTCTTCTATCGGGGTTTGGCCATGCAGGTGGCTATTGAGCGCGATGATCAGGGACGGACCAACTTCTCCATGGCGGCGGTAAACCCGGCTCGTGTAGGCAAGT TCTTCACGGAGAAGGCTTTGAGGCAGATTGTGTCGCAGATCGCCACGACAACGCACGGCCTACTCGAGATTGTCAACTTCAATGTCGACGGAGAGCAGTATGTGTGTGCTGGAACA CTCGAGAACCTTCATGCCCTGGCCGCCATCACTGACACCATTGCGCGATCACCTACTGGGGCTGCCCTTGCCCGCGAATTCACTGATGCTGCCACGGTCGGTAATGCAGAACTTGCATCGACGAAGCTGGTAGAGCAATGCATTGCGGAAGCCCGCCAACTCCCAGCACCGGTGACCTTGAAGCGCAGCCTCGCTACCATTCCCCTGCAGGGCATTGATGTGCCCTTTCACTCGGCACACCTGCGGCCGGGAGTGGCGTCGTATCGCAACTTCTTGGAGGAACGTATTCCCAAGACTGAAGTGGATCCGCAGAAGCTGGTGGGCAAGTGGATTCCCAATGTTATGGGGACGCCGTTCTCGCTGAGTCGAGAGTATGTTGAGGGTGTTTATGGGCTGACGCAGAGTCCGATTTTGAAGGAGCTGCTGGCAATATAG
- a CDS encoding uncharacterized protein (antiSMASH:Cluster_5.22), translating to MQCKNQSTASGIHPQRGRKSKTSQEKGDDPQSMLQWETRRRINNARFHCENVRLIDCLGGSLFFFPLPVCVPESQNSLELPTVVKVMLSRDNEDPLGPSVCRLQRLSLGSLAETLLLLQ from the coding sequence atgcaatgcaagaaCCAAAGCACAGCAAGTGGAATCCACCCtcagagagggagaaagagcaaAACTTCACAAGAGAAGGGCGATGATCCGCAGTCCATGCTCCAATGGGAGACCCGACGGAGAATTAACAACGCCCGGTTCCACTGCGAAAATGTCAGGCTGATTGATTGCCTTGGAGggtccctcttttttttccctctccctgtGTGTGTCCCAGAGTCCCAGAACTCACTGGAATTACCCACTGTGGTAAAAGTGATGCTATCTCGGGACAATGAGGACCCTCTTGGCCCGAGCGTTTGCAGGCTGCAGAGATTGTCGCTGGGATCGCTGGCAGAAACTCTACTCCTCCTACAATGA